The genomic DNA CCTGCAAGTCGCGCTGGGAACAGGGCAAGGGCCACGCCAGGGCGCAGTCCTGAACGTTCCGGTCTGAGCACCGCGGGCCACGAGCACTGCACAAAGGCCCATGCCGGCGCGCGGGCCCTGCCTTGCGTGAGAATGCGCCATGCCTTTTCAAACCGAACCGCCCTACACCCACGGCCAGGCCGAGCGCACCGCCGTGCTGCTGTGCAACCTGGGAACACCCGACGCGCCCACGGCCCCTGCCGTGCGGCGCTATCTTGCCGATTTTCTGGGCGACCACCGGGTGGTCGAGATTCCCCGGCTGGTGTGGTGGCCCATCCTGCACGGCATCATTTTGCGCACCCGGCCGGCCAAATCTGCCGCCAAATACGCCAGCGTGTGGATGCCCGAAGGCTCGCCCCTGGCGGTGTGGACCGCCAAACAGGCCACGCTGCTGCGCGGCTGGCTGGGCCAGGCCGGGCACAACGTGCTGGTGCGCCATGCCATGCGCTACGGCAACCCGTCCATCGCCAGCCAGCTCGATGCCCTGAAAGCCGAGGGCGCCACGCGCATCCTGATCCTGCCGCTGTACCCGCAATACTCGGGCACCACCACGGCCAGCGTGCTGGACGCCGTGTACAGCTGGGCCGCCCGCACGCGCAACGTGCCCGAGCTGCGCTTTGTCAACCGCTACCACGACCATCCCGGCTACATCGACGCCCTGGCCCGCACCATCGAAACCCACTGGAAGCACCATGGCCAGCCCGACCAGCTGGTGATGAGCTTTCATGGCGTGCCCGAGCGCACGCTGCACCTCGGTGACCCTTACCACTGCGAAAGCCTCAAGACCGGCCGCCTGCTGGCCGAACGCCTGGGCCTGCGCAAGGACCACTACCAGATCACCTTCCAGTCGCGCTTTGGCAAGGCCAAGTGGCTCACGCCCTACACCCAGCCCACCATCGAGGCCCTGGGCAAGGCCGGTACCCGGCGTGTGGACGTGGTGTGCCCCGGCTTCACCAGCGACTGCCTGGAGACGCTCGAAGAAATCAACATGGAAGTGCGCGAAGCGTTCCTGCATGCGGGCGGCAAGGAGTTTCACTACATCCCCTGCCTGAACGACAACCCCGCCTGGATCACCGCGCTGAGCCAGGTGGCCCAGCAGCACCTGGCCGGCTGGCCCACCACGGTGCCCGATGCCTCGGCGCTGGCCGATGCGCGTGCCCATGCACTGGCGGGTGGCGCGCCCGCGGGGGTGTGCCCCGTGGCGCATTAACTATTATTTTTATAGCTTCAAGCGCTTATCCATCAAGCGCTAAAGCCCATTTTTATCCATATTTCGAATGCAGCAACCTGCCACCCGCCTTGCGCCGTGCGCAGGCCCATGCCGCTTGCAGTAACGCCCTCGCCCATGCCCGCCATCGCCCTTGAACCCCATCAGCTGCGGCTGACCATCGCGCCCGAATCCCTGGGCTTTGCCAGCACCGCCGAGCTGCAGGACCTGCCCCTGCCCTGGATCGGGCAAGAGCGTGCCCAGGCCGCCACCCAGTTTGGCTTGGGCCTGCAGCAGCCCGACTACCACCTGTTCGTGCTGGGCGAAGTGGGCAGCGGGCGCACCTCGCTGCTGCGCCAGGCCACGCAGGCGGCGGCGGCGCAGCGTGCCGTGCCACCCGACCTGTGTTACCTGCACAACTTTGACGCCCCCGAGCGCCCCCGCGCCCTGCGCCTGCCCGCCGGCCAGGGGCGCCAGCTGCGCGTGGCCATGCTGGAAATGGCCAAGATGCTGCAGGCCGACATCCCCAAACGCCTGGCCAGCCCCGACTGCAAGGCCGAAGCCGAGGCCATCCAGAAAACCTGGCAGAAAGAGGAGGCCAGCGCCTTTGCCACGCTGGATGCGTTTGCCGAGGCCCGCCACTTTCGCCTCTCGCGCGAAGGCGGGCAGATGGTGTTCACCCTCACGGGCGACAAGGGCCACCCGCTCACCGAAAACGAGGCACTGGCGCTGCCGCGCGAACGCCGCGCCGAAATCGATGCCGCCGAGCAGGCCTTGCGCACCGAAATTGCACGCTTTCTGGACACCATGCGCCCCCTGGAGCAGGCACGCGACGAGGCCCTGGTCAAGCTGCGCCGCCAGACCATCCAGCCACTGATTGAACATGCGGTACAGGACATCCGCCAGGGCCTCAAGAAACAGATCAAGGATGGCGCCAAACTGGGCCAGTGGCTCGACCAGGTGGAACGTGAAGTACTGAATCGCCTGGCGCTGTTCGAAGCGGGCAACGCGGACGACGAGGACGCCGAAGACGAGCGCAAGCACCACCTGGCCGAATTGCTGGCCCGCTGCCAGGTGAACCTGGCCGTCGACAACAGCGAACGCAACGGTGCGCCGGTGGTGGTGGAAGAAAACCCCCAGATGCGTGGCCTGTTCGGCGCCATCGACATCCAGACCGATACCGACCCGCCACACGCCGACTTCTCCTGCATCCGCGCGGGCAGCCTGCTCAAGGCCCATGGCGGCTTCATTCTGCTGCACCTGCGCGACCTGGTGGAAGACGAGGGCCTGTGGCCCAGGCTGCGCCGGTTTCTGCGCAGCAGCCGCCTGCAGATCGACGAGGGCAGCGCCGCCGCAGCGCACGGCCCCACCACGCCCGTTGCGCTGCAACCCGAGGCAGTGGATGTGGACGTGAAGATCGTGCTGATCGGTTCGGTCGAGGAGTACTACGCCCTGCAGGAGGCCGACCCCGACACCGCACGCCGTTTTCGCGTGAAGGTGGACTTTGCCGAGCGCTTTGCCGCCAGCCCCGCCACCCGCCACGCCACCGCCATCTTTGTCGCCCACAGCGCCAAGAAGCGCGGCCTGCCCCACTTTGCCCCCAGCGCCGTGGCGCGCCTGCTGGAGCAGACCCACCGCGAGGCCGACGACCAGAGCCGCCAAAGCGCATTGTTTGGCAACACCGAGGCCCTGGTGATCGAAAGCGCCGCCCTGTGCCGCGCCCGCGGCGGCACGCTGGTCGAAGCCCCCGATGTCGATGCCGCGCTGCAGGCCCACACCCTGCGCCACAACTACCCCGAAGAGCAGCTGCACGAGTCCATCACCGAGGGCGAGCGCCTCATCACGCTGCACGGCACGGTGGCCGGACAGATCAACGCGATGACGCAGGTTGATCTGGGCGACTACCGTTTTGGTTTCCCCGTGCGCATCACGGCGCGCACCTTTGCCGGGCACGAGGGCCTGCTCAACATCGAGCGCGAGGTCGATATGTCGGGCCCCATCCACGACAAAGGCGTGCTGATATTGCACAGCTACCTGACCGCGCTGTTCAGCCATGTGGCGCCCCTGGCGCTCAACGCCTCCATCGTGTTCGAGCAGGAATACAGCGGCGTGGAGGGCGACTCGGCCTCGTGCGCCGAGCTATATGCGCTGCTGTCCAGCCTGTCGGGCCTGCCGCTGCGCCAGGGCATTGCCGTGACCGGCGCGCTCAACCAGCACGGCGAGGTGCTGCCCGTGGGCGGCATCAACGAAAAGATCGAGGGCTGGTTCCACGCCTGCGCCGCCGCCGGGCTGGATGGCACGCAGGGCGTGCTGATCCCCGCCCGCAACCTGCGCCACCTGATGCTCAGCCGCGCCATGGTGGATGCGGTGGAACGCGGGCTATTCCATGTGTACACCGTGGGCCATGTGAGCGAAGGCATTGCGCTGCTGACGGGCGAAGCCTCGGGCATGGGGCCGGGCGCGCTGCCCGACCTGGCCGCCGATGTAGAGGGCACCGTGCTCAGCCGGGCCGAGCAGACGCTGCGCGCCTTCCGGCGAGCCTGCCAGAGTGCGGGGCACACACGCCGAGGCACGGGCAGACGCAACGGGGCGGCCCGGCAGGCCGGCTGAGTCCCGCAAAGCAGGCTTACGACGCCTCCGCGCTGATGCGGTGCTTGTCCATCAGCCGATACAGCGTCATGCGCGAAACACCCAGCTCGCGGGCGGCGCGCGTGACGTTGTTGCCCACCAGCGTCAGCGCCCGCGCGATCGCTTCACGCTCGGCCAGCGTGCGCGCTGCATCCAGGTCGGTGCTGGCCACCGCATCGGCGGGCGCCAGGCCAAGGTCGCGGACACTGATATAGCGCTGGTCGGTCATGACCACCGCACGCTGCACGCAGTTGTAAAGCTCGCGCACGTTGCCCGGCCATGAATAGGCGGCCATGGCCGCCAGGGCCTGCCGGTCGAAGCCTTCCACGCGCCGGGGCCGGTCGGCGGCGCAGACCTTGAGAAAATGCTTGGCCAGCAGTGGCACATCGTCCATGCGCTGGCGCAGCGGCGGGACCTCGATGGTCAGCACATTGAGCCGGTAGAACAAATCCTCCCGAAAGCGCCCCCGTGCCACCGCTTCGGCCAGGTTCACATGCGAGGCCGCAACCACCCGCACATCGACTGCGGTGCTGCGCACGGCACCCACGCGCTGGATGGTTTTTTCTTGCAGGAAGCGCAACAGATTCGCCTGCAGTTCCAGCGGCAGGTCACCGATCTCGTCCAGAAAGATGGTGCCGCCATCTGCGGCTTCGATCAGCCCGCGCCGGTCGGCAGACGCTCCCGTGAACGCGCCCTTCACATAACCAAAAAGCTCGGACTGGATCAGGGACGGCGCAATGGCGCCGCAGTTGACCTCCACCCAGGGCCCGCTTTTGCGCGGCGAGCATGCGTGGATGGCATGCGCGGCCAGTTCCTTGCCGCTGCCGCTTTCACCATGGATCAGCACTGGCGCAAAGGCCCCGGCCACCTTGCGGATGTCCTTGCGCAATTGCACCATCGACGCGGCCTGCCCCACCATGCCCAAGGTGTCGGCGTCGGGCGATGTGTCGGCTGCACCGCGGCGCAGCATGGCGCGCTGTGCGGCATGTTCGAGCATCCGGTCCAGATCGGGCCATTCCAGCGGCAGCACCTGGTAGTCAAAAAAACAGTTCAGGATCAGCGCACGGAACGCATGCGACTCCAGCACCGCCTGCTCACACAAGGCCACCCATTCCGTTTGCAGCGAGGCATGCACACAGGCCTCCATGGCAGCCACGCCGGCCTCGTCCAGCCGCTGCGCGGCATCGGCCACTACCAACGCCACGGCAAATTTGCGTTGTGCCAGCAGGCTGCGGGCCGAAGACACATCGCTGCAACATGCAACGTCCCACCCCGCGCGCCGCAGGTGGTCTTCCACTATCTTGCCCTCTGCTCCCAGACTCAGGCATAGGATCTTGCGCACAGGCATGGCATGTTGTTCTCGTAGGTTCACGTTGCACGGTCAAAAGGACATCGGAAGGCGCACGCTCAGCGTGAGGTCGGGCGTGTCGCGCGTAAGGCCGGCACCCACGGTGACGTTCAGGGTGGTCCGGCTGCTGTAGCGGTACGAATACCCGAGCAGCAATGACGACAGCTGCGTGCGCACCGAACTGGGCACGGGCACGCCGTTTTGCTTGGTGCGACCCACAGAGTTGAGGTCAATTCCCACGCTGAAGGACGAGCGGTCATTGAGCGCCAGGCCCATACCGAAGTTGATGCCCCAGACATCGCCAGGCTTGACGCTGCCGATAAATTCCTGTTCGCCCGAGAGCACCCGGCGGCTCACATTGCTGCGGCCGAAGTTGCGGGTGTAGCTGATGCCGCCAAAAAACACCGCGGGGTCCGAGGGCAGCAGCCAGGTCAGCGAAGGCTGCAGCGAATAAAAGCCCGACCCCGTGGGCAGGTCCAGCGGCAGCCCCGTGCCGGTGGTGTTGCCCAGGCAGCGCGTCACGCAATCGGTAACCACCTCGAACGGGTCCTTTCCGGTGCGGGTCTTGAAGCGCAGTGACCCAATCAGATAGGGGTCGTTGCCCTTGGGCTCATTGAGTTGGTAGCGCGCCGCAAACTCGATATCACCAATGGAACGGCCGCTGGTATTGAACGCCTGCTCTGACGCCGATCCGGTAAATATCTCGCGGCTGATGGTGTCGTCCGAGCGGTACACATAAGGCACCTTCATCTCCACTTCAAGGCGGCGGGTCAGCCCCCAGCGGCCGGTAAGCGCCGCAGTCAGGGTGTTGCGCTTGACCTCCCGCACGTCGATCAACCCGATCAACAGCGCCGGAATGATGGTGTAACCGACAAGTGCCACGCGATTGCTGGACGAGTAGCCGTATTGCAGGGACGGTTCCAGCACATAGTGGCCCGGCTGCGTGAGGATGCCAGGCTGGTCGAACAAGGGCGCCACCGCCGGAGGCTGGTTGTCCACCACCGGTGCCACCCCCACCTGCACGGGGCGGGCCCCGGTGTCGGCAGGCGCCTTGCCCGCAGGCGCCGCCTCGGCCGTGACGGGCTGCGGCGCGCTGCGCGCTGACTCGGCCACCGAGCGCTCCAGGTCCTGGTAGCGGGCCTCCTGTTCAAGCACCTGCTGGCGCATCGCCTCGATCTCGCGACTTTGCGCGCCGACCTGCTGCTCCAGCGCTTCAATGCGTTGGGTTATTCCCTTGCGTACGGGAACGCTCTGCGCCTGCACCATGACGCTGGACAAGGCCATGACCGAACCGGTAACCAAAACCCAAGGTCTGGGTGAACTGTGCGTTTTCATGCGACTACTCCCCATGGCGCTGCAACGGCGTTTTTGTTGTGCCAACAGTGGCGGTGAACGCCGGGCAAGAATAGGGGCGAGCTCTCTCCATGGGCAAGCACCACTCTGCAAGCAGAGGTAAGTTTGGACGCAAGATTCCACACTGGTATCCATCAAAAGTCGCAGAGCTCAGGCGTCGCCTGCAACGGCCGCGCACGCGTTTTCGAATGCCCGGTTGGGTGGAGGCGTTGGTTCGTCCAACCCCATCGCAACCCGCCCCACGCGACCGGTGCGTCACAGGCCTGAGACACCTGGCCTGTGGCAAACACAGGGTGGTTTTTCATATGAATCAACTGCGACTGCGCGAGCCGTCACACCGAAAACGCGGCAGCCTGGGGCAGTTGCGTCAACCTCCTGTGACACTTTGCGCGGAACCATTGCGCCCGCTTCACTTTTGCCTGGCTCTGCTGAGCCCCTTGAGGTGCCATGTCTCCTGTAGCGCTGCGCCGCCACACCCCACACTGGCATGTGACTGGCATTGAAGTTGCTGAACGTCATCCGAATTGCGTCCGCGCAACTCAACCCTTGACCTTGTTTCATTCCACCGTAGGAGGCTTTATGAAGAAGACACTTGTGGCTTCGGCCATGGCAGTTGCGTTCGGTATCAGCGGCGTGGCATTTGCCAGTAGCACGGACCAAACCACAACCCAGGCAACCGAAGAGGGGAGCAACACCAACAACGTCACCAGCGCCAGCACCAGCACAGACAACAACAGCGTCACCAAGACGAACAACAGTGTGCGCAATTACACAAAGAACGACAACGACACGATCAGCAAAACCAGCAACGCCAACAAGACCGACAACAGCGTCAACAAGGACTCTGGTGATGCCACCGCCAGCGGAGCACGCTCGGCTGCGGTGAGCAACGGCTCCTCGGGCACGTTCACCAATGCGTTCAATGTGTCTAAAGCCACCGCCACGAGCAACCTGAACGGCATGGTCACGGGCAACAAGGTGCGCGACATTGGCAACAACGCCTCCAACTATGGCAATGCCAATGGTGGCAAGGCCTATGGCGCCGACGGCGGCAACGGCTATGGCGGCGATGCCAAGGGTGTGGGTTTTGGTGGCTCGGGCGGCAAAGGCGACGGCGGCAAGGGCGGCCTGGGTGGCTCCGCATCCAATGGCAATGTCCGCAACGGCGACGCCGTCAACGGCAATGCCACTGCCGGCAACGGCGGCAAGGGCTATGGCGGTAGCGCCAGTGGCGGCGACCAAAGCAGCACTGCCTCTGCCTATGGCAAGGGTAGTGGCGATGGCGGCGGCAGTGGCTCGGCCAACGGCGGCAACAACGACCAAGGCCTGGGCAGCGGCGGCAACGGTGGCAATACCGGTGCCGGTGGCGCCTCTGCTGCCAGCGGCTCAGGCGGCACCGCCACCAGTAACGCCGGCG from Acidovorax sp. T1 includes the following:
- the hemH gene encoding ferrochelatase — its product is MPFQTEPPYTHGQAERTAVLLCNLGTPDAPTAPAVRRYLADFLGDHRVVEIPRLVWWPILHGIILRTRPAKSAAKYASVWMPEGSPLAVWTAKQATLLRGWLGQAGHNVLVRHAMRYGNPSIASQLDALKAEGATRILILPLYPQYSGTTTASVLDAVYSWAARTRNVPELRFVNRYHDHPGYIDALARTIETHWKHHGQPDQLVMSFHGVPERTLHLGDPYHCESLKTGRLLAERLGLRKDHYQITFQSRFGKAKWLTPYTQPTIEALGKAGTRRVDVVCPGFTSDCLETLEEINMEVREAFLHAGGKEFHYIPCLNDNPAWITALSQVAQQHLAGWPTTVPDASALADARAHALAGGAPAGVCPVAH
- a CDS encoding Lon protease family protein; amino-acid sequence: MPAIALEPHQLRLTIAPESLGFASTAELQDLPLPWIGQERAQAATQFGLGLQQPDYHLFVLGEVGSGRTSLLRQATQAAAAQRAVPPDLCYLHNFDAPERPRALRLPAGQGRQLRVAMLEMAKMLQADIPKRLASPDCKAEAEAIQKTWQKEEASAFATLDAFAEARHFRLSREGGQMVFTLTGDKGHPLTENEALALPRERRAEIDAAEQALRTEIARFLDTMRPLEQARDEALVKLRRQTIQPLIEHAVQDIRQGLKKQIKDGAKLGQWLDQVEREVLNRLALFEAGNADDEDAEDERKHHLAELLARCQVNLAVDNSERNGAPVVVEENPQMRGLFGAIDIQTDTDPPHADFSCIRAGSLLKAHGGFILLHLRDLVEDEGLWPRLRRFLRSSRLQIDEGSAAAAHGPTTPVALQPEAVDVDVKIVLIGSVEEYYALQEADPDTARRFRVKVDFAERFAASPATRHATAIFVAHSAKKRGLPHFAPSAVARLLEQTHREADDQSRQSALFGNTEALVIESAALCRARGGTLVEAPDVDAALQAHTLRHNYPEEQLHESITEGERLITLHGTVAGQINAMTQVDLGDYRFGFPVRITARTFAGHEGLLNIEREVDMSGPIHDKGVLILHSYLTALFSHVAPLALNASIVFEQEYSGVEGDSASCAELYALLSSLSGLPLRQGIAVTGALNQHGEVLPVGGINEKIEGWFHACAAAGLDGTQGVLIPARNLRHLMLSRAMVDAVERGLFHVYTVGHVSEGIALLTGEASGMGPGALPDLAADVEGTVLSRAEQTLRAFRRACQSAGHTRRGTGRRNGAARQAG
- a CDS encoding sigma-54 dependent transcriptional regulator, whose translation is MPVRKILCLSLGAEGKIVEDHLRRAGWDVACCSDVSSARSLLAQRKFAVALVVADAAQRLDEAGVAAMEACVHASLQTEWVALCEQAVLESHAFRALILNCFFDYQVLPLEWPDLDRMLEHAAQRAMLRRGAADTSPDADTLGMVGQAASMVQLRKDIRKVAGAFAPVLIHGESGSGKELAAHAIHACSPRKSGPWVEVNCGAIAPSLIQSELFGYVKGAFTGASADRRGLIEAADGGTIFLDEIGDLPLELQANLLRFLQEKTIQRVGAVRSTAVDVRVVAASHVNLAEAVARGRFREDLFYRLNVLTIEVPPLRQRMDDVPLLAKHFLKVCAADRPRRVEGFDRQALAAMAAYSWPGNVRELYNCVQRAVVMTDQRYISVRDLGLAPADAVASTDLDAARTLAEREAIARALTLVGNNVTRAARELGVSRMTLYRLMDKHRISAEAS
- a CDS encoding type IV pilus assembly protein FimV, whose protein sequence is MKTHSSPRPWVLVTGSVMALSSVMVQAQSVPVRKGITQRIEALEQQVGAQSREIEAMRQQVLEQEARYQDLERSVAESARSAPQPVTAEAAPAGKAPADTGARPVQVGVAPVVDNQPPAVAPLFDQPGILTQPGHYVLEPSLQYGYSSSNRVALVGYTIIPALLIGLIDVREVKRNTLTAALTGRWGLTRRLEVEMKVPYVYRSDDTISREIFTGSASEQAFNTSGRSIGDIEFAARYQLNEPKGNDPYLIGSLRFKTRTGKDPFEVVTDCVTRCLGNTTGTGLPLDLPTGSGFYSLQPSLTWLLPSDPAVFFGGISYTRNFGRSNVSRRVLSGEQEFIGSVKPGDVWGINFGMGLALNDRSSFSVGIDLNSVGRTKQNGVPVPSSVRTQLSSLLLGYSYRYSSRTTLNVTVGAGLTRDTPDLTLSVRLPMSF